Genomic DNA from Fimbriimonas ginsengisoli Gsoil 348:
AGTTGCTCCGGCTCGACCCATTGGGGATCACGGAGCTACATTTCGTCTTCGCCCAGGATGGCGAGATGGCCACCCTTGCGGAGGCGGCCGGCGAATCGGGCGAAGTGCCTCAATCGGTTGAGGAACTGGTCGCGGAGGTCAAGGCGAAGGGGGCTCTCCTCGTCGAGTCCTGTATCGACTCGGGCAGACTGGCCGACTACGAAATGGTTTTCGATTTCACGATCGAGGCGCTTCGGAAGAAGATGTACGACCTAAAGGCCGACCTTCTAATTCTGGGCGCCCAGGGACACGGGTTCATCGAGCGTTTACTCATCGGCAGCCTCGCACTCCATGAGGTCGTGGCCGAGCCCTTTTCGGTGCTTGTACTTCGCATTCCGGAGGATGATTAATTGAAGGTGGTCATTGGCGTGGACGAATCCTTGTCGAGCCGAAACGCTATCGATCTGTTCCTTAAGTTGCGGTTTGCGGCTCCCCAGGCGATCTTCGTGCACGTGATCGAGTCGGTAATGCCGGACGGCTCTTTCGTCGACTTCCCAGACGATCACCCCCTCGGGGCGCTTATGCGGGAGAGTATGTCGGAGGGTGAAAAGTTGCTGGGTAGGGCTCACCGTCGCTCGATGGCGTTCGGCGTCGAGGCCAAGGTTGAGATCGTCAAGGGTAATCCGGCGCAGGTGCTTCAAGAGGTCGCCACCCGCGAGTCGGCCGATCTCATCGTGGTCGGCTGCAATCGGCGATCTCGACTGGACGACTTGATACTGGGCGGCACACCGCGAACCCTCCTTCACGAGGCGCCGCAAAGCCTTCTCGTCGTGCGGAGTCCCGTTCTAAGGATTGGGCCACTCCGGGGGGTGTTCGCGGTGGATCATCGGGAAGAGCCAGAGGAGTTCGTCGACGCTCTGCTCCAACTCAAGCCGGGAGGAATCGGGTGCCTCGACGTTCTGACGATCAACGAGGCCGGACATCGAGAACTGGCGTCGGTTTCGAGGCTGCCGGCTCCGGTCGCGGATGTCTGTTCCTGGATCGATGAGGGCATACGAAGCAAGAACGTCGCCTTGGCGGATCGACTCTCATCCCTCGGCGCCGACTGCCGGGCGGTGGTGATGGAGGGGGACATGCCCGCGTGCGCCATTGCGATTGCTGCTAATCGCGCCCATGCCGACTTCATCGTCGTTGGAGCCAAGCGCCACGGATTCCTGGATCGTCATCTTGGCCGAAGCGTGTCGAAAGGGTTACTGGCCTCGGACAGGCGCGCGCTCTTGGTTTTGCGGCCGAAGGAGGAGAAGCAATCCTCCGTTGCCGATATGCCATCTCCGTAAGTGAGCTGGCGAGAAGCTCCACTACGGAGGTCTAGCCGACCGTGGCTCTTCCGAACGCCGTGTTGCTGGCCACTCTAGGCGATTCTCTATCGGCGTGCGCTCCGTTTTCGGGCTCGTGTCGGGTGGATCTGGTTAGAAGCAGGAGGTGGTCGTAGCCTTGGCGGTTTTGCCTAACGGCGTCGGTGACCAGGAATCCGGCTCGAGTCGCAACCATTCGATAGAGTGACTCAAACGGAAATTCGGGGCTTCCGGGCTGGTCGCTAAT
This window encodes:
- a CDS encoding universal stress protein translates to MVIGVDESLSSRNAIDLFLKLRFAAPQAIFVHVIESVMPDGSFVDFPDDHPLGALMRESMSEGEKLLGRAHRRSMAFGVEAKVEIVKGNPAQVLQEVATRESADLIVVGCNRRSRLDDLILGGTPRTLLHEAPQSLLVVRSPVLRIGPLRGVFAVDHREEPEEFVDALLQLKPGGIGCLDVLTINEAGHRELASVSRLPAPVADVCSWIDEGIRSKNVALADRLSSLGADCRAVVMEGDMPACAIAIAANRAHADFIVVGAKRHGFLDRHLGRSVSKGLLASDRRALLVLRPKEEKQSSVADMPSP